One window of the Eucalyptus grandis isolate ANBG69807.140 chromosome 6, ASM1654582v1, whole genome shotgun sequence genome contains the following:
- the LOC104451206 gene encoding E3 ubiquitin-protein ligase Os04g0590900, whose product MAHRKVLSAEAPTAWDSTCLSSCDSCPSYCGSSCCYVYSSPPPPVSPYLPPVPSRTPGSDRGGGSSALPPAVIVVIALLGGIFLLVSYYFIIAKSCLIRRRGRSRGRTPPDGGEGGGSWEEEFVEEGRVDHPIWYIRTVGLSPAAISAIAEYEYRKGEGLVEGSDCTVCLSEFSDGEALRILPKCGHAFHVPCIDAWLRSHTNCPLCRAAIVVPVQLPLPPPERLSQRLDGGGGGGGGDRAAGAVVGGGENSNGAGAGEGVEPGEPNGGGLPKEIEEVSGQNGQLGLVVMEEEEGVVPVRRSFSVDSPFLVIEFPGGSEPESSNANTSEARRIDESQSSADRAGTSSRPAGRSQSWSGRLFMPRPNSNSRNSSNSNLSR is encoded by the coding sequence atggcccACCGGAAGGTCCTCTCCGCCGAAGCCCCCACGGCGTGGGACTCCACCTGCCTGAGCTCCTGCGACTCCTGCCCGAGCTACTGCGGCTCGTCCTGCTGCTACGTGTACTCCTCCCCCCCGCCCCCCGTTTCGCCCTACTTGCCTCCGGTTCCGTCCCGCACGCCTGGCTCCGACCGCGGAGGAGGGTCCAGCGCCTTGCCGCCCGCCGTCATCGTCGTCATCGCCCTCCTGGGCGGCATCTTCCTCCTCGTCAGCTACTACTTCATCATAGCCAAGTCCTGCCTCATCCGCCGGCGGGGCCGATCCCGCGGCCGCACGCCCCCGGACGGCGGCGAGGGAGGCGGGAGCTGGGAGGAGGAGTTCGTGGAGGAGGGCCGCGTGGACCACCCGATATGGTACATCCGGACGGTGGGGCTGAGCCCCGCGGCGATCAGCGCGATCGCGGAGTACGAGTACCGGAAGGGCGAGGGCCTGGTCGAAGGGAGCGACTGCACGGTGTGCCTGAGCGAGTTCAGCGACGGCGAGGCGCTGAGGATTTTGCCCAAGTGCGGCCATGCCTTCCACGTCCCCTGCATCGACGCGTGGCTGAGGTCGCACACCAACTGCCCCCTCTGTCGCGCGGCGATCGTCGTCCCCGTCCAgctccccctccctcctcccgAGCGTCTCTCCCAGCGcctcgacggcggcggcggcggcggcggcggcgatcgcgCGGCGGGCGCCGTCGTCGGCGGAGGCGAAAACAGCAATGGAGCTGGAGCAGGGGAAGGAGTCGAACCCGGAGAACCCAACGGCGGTGGATTGCCGAAGGAGATTGAGGAGGTCAGTGGTCAGAACGGTCAACTGGGTTTGGTGGTcatggaggaagaggaaggggtTGTTCCGGTGAGAAGGTCGTTTTCGGTGGATTCTCCATTTCTGGTGATCGAATTCCCCGGAGGTTCGGAACCCGAATCGTCCAACGCGAACACGAGCGAGGCGAGACGGATCGACGAATCTCAATCCTCGGCGGATCGTGCCGGCACAAGCTCTCGACCCGCAGGGAGGTCGCAATCATGGAGCGGGAGGCTTTTCATGCCGAGACCCAACAGTAACAGCCGGAACTCGTCAAACTCGAATCTTTCCCGGTAA